CCATTCACTGGGCTGCCAGAAATGAATTCGTTAGTATGTTCCCCGACATCCACATCATAGACGACAACATTATTACTGATGAGAACAGGATCTACACCTGTGGCGGCGGCTTCTCCTATCTTAACCTGCTCCTATATGTGATTGAGAAACACCTTGGGCGGGAGATGTCTGTGCTGGCGTCAAAGATGTTTGAAATTGATATTGAAAGAAAAAACCAGCAACCCTTTATCATCTTCGTGGGTCAGAAAAAACATGGCGACCCTCAGGTGCTGAAGGCCCAGGAATACATTGAAAACAACCCGGAAGCTTTATATACCATAGATGAGCTCTGTACAAAACTGGCCGTTGGGCGAAGAACTTTTGAAAGAAGGTTTAAGAAAAGCACCGGCAATTCTATTGCTGAATATATTCAACGGGTGAAAGTGGAATATGCCAAAAAGCAACTGGAAACGGGCAACAAAAACATCAACGAGATCATTTACGAAGTAGGCTACAACGACACGGATGCATTCAGAAGGGTATTTAAAAAGCATACCGACCTTTCATTGGCAGACTACAGAAAGAAATACAGGGTATAAAAAAAGTCCCCGACGAGTCGTCGGGGACTGTGTCTATCTATCAACCAACTGCTAGGCTATAATAGCCTGACGTACTTCTACCACAGCACCATATTTAATGATGGGGCATTCCCTGGCAATGGCCACGGCCTCATCGTAATCTTTTGCTTTTATAAGAAATAAACCGCCGATAGCATTTCTCTTCTCTACATAAGGTCCCTCCTCGACGCCCGCAGCAGTGATCACTCTTCCTGCCAAATCCCATCGTTTGGGCGGCGCTACCAGCCTGTTGCTGCTTGCCATGCCTGCGATCCAATCCTGGTACGGTTTAAACGCTTCTTTCATCTGCTCAGGCGTTGGTACCGGATCCATGCTGGTAAGATCTCTATGGATCGCAATTAAGAACTCCTGCATGTGATTTTGTTTAGGGTTTGTTGAACGCGTTTATAATGAACCAGCAGCTTTTAACTGATGTTTTTCCAGATTAATGAATGGTCGGCATCCAATCGTTGATATAAGTTAACAAGGTTCGGGAGGTGGGTATGGATGCTGTTGCCCGGTAGGTTCCTGAAACGGCCAGGCCCAGCAAAATGGCGTGCGGAATAGTAAGGGGAAGCAATAAGCCCAATTGATAACCTGCCAGGAAAAATTCCCGGCTATGCGGGTACGAGTGGATGTTATTCCACGACCGTCCGGCAAACCCGGATTGGCCTTCTTTTGTATTCAACAGTATGCCGTTGTTGTAAAATATCAGGAAGTTGTCAATATGCATGGTACCGAACTGGAGCTGGAATTTTTCCATTGGCGGAGGGTCGTAATTGATGCCACATAACACTTCCCAGAGTGTAAGCGCCTCCTGCTCATCCATCACCAGGCTAACGCTTCCATACTTCGAATACTGACCAATTATATCAAGCACTTCATCTATTTCAAATACGCTCCGACCGGTAACATCGCCTAATTGAAAAATAAAATCTATAGTTTGTTTTTCAACCGCTTTTTTAATCACATCAGCAAAAAGGCCATCCCAAAAACAAGCTGCATTCTTCACGCTTACATAATCGGCAAACTGAACAACAGAACAGCTGCTGAAGTATTTTGCAAGCGCCTCTATACTATCATCTTTTCTCATGTGACCCCATTGATCCTTCTCCGTTGCTATAGCCTCCTGGTTCGGGGAGGCCGTTTTGCTGTTACGATTAGCTGAAATGATATGTCGTATCCCAAGCCGCTCCCAGAAAGTGGAAGGAAAATGCTGCTCCGTAGTGTCGGCGGTTCCATGCAGGGAATTGAAGATCTCATACTCCCCGCTCTGCTGCAGGCACCTGTCAACTACGTCAGGGAATTCCCTGATGGTATCAGCCAGCTTCGCTAATAGCAAAGCAGTATCCTGCGTATGGTTTAATACGTTCATAACATTGTATTGCATTGAATAAAGAAACCTTACAACAATTTTTCAGGGCTTCCACTCGCCACGCTTACTTCAGTTTTCATCATCGGCAATTCGTCTTCAAAGCGCAATGCATCATCCATAAACTCTGCTCCTTCCATGGTATCATGTGCAGGCGCATGCAATTTCACTACTTCTGGTTCCTGGGGTTTTGGCCACAGGTTCAGTTTGAAAGGATGAAAATAATCGCGTAGCATAAAACAGATTTTTAGAATGAAGAATGATCATGCTTTTGTCAGTTGGGTCGCCATCCATTTTTCAAAATTGAGCTCACCCAGGTTTGCTTTTCCGGCTGGTACCAGGTCGCTTTCCCCAATTTCACCGCCATAGTAATGCTTATCGTCATTAGGCACTACTTTGCGTGGATCATTTGTTGCTTTCAGGTAACGTTCTACTATTTCGTACATAGCAAAACGTTCGGGACCGGCAATTTCCATGGCGCCATTGAGCGGCTTAGCCACAGCAGCCTTGGCTACAAATAAGGCTACATCATCCGAGGCAATGGGTTGGAATTTTAACCTGCTCAGGTGTACTTCGTTATCTTTTGTTGCCTGTGCAGCAATGCCTGGCAGGAACTCGAGGAACTGGGTGCTTCTGATGATGGTATAAGGCACGGTAGATTTTTTGATCTCGGCTTCCTGCGCCATTTTACCCCGCATATACCCAACGTTCTTCATTTGATCAACGCCTACAATAGAAAGGCACAGGTGATGCTTTACGCCGGCATTTACTTCTGCCGCCAGCAAATTATGACCAGAGGTGGTAAAGAAATCCAACACCGCTTTATCTTCCCAGGAAGGTGAATTGGACAGATCAACTACTACATCGGTATCTTTCATGGCTTCTGCCAGGCCTTCCCCGGTAATAGTATTAACACCGGTATTGGGTGAAGCAGCAATTACCTGGTGTCCCCCTTGACGAAGATTTGCTACTACTTTTGTTCCTATGAGGCCGGTTCCGCCGATTACTACGATTTTCATAATTCGATTTTTTAATTGTTTGGATATCCTATATAGATTCCAACGACATGCCAATCAATTAACCAAATGAATATCAATAACGTAAGTAAAAGCCATGCTGTTTTTTTTCACTGTATTCAGTGAAAGCACGAAGGATTACACTATATACAGTGAAGAGCCGGAGTAAGCGGGTAAGGTAGGGTCAGGAAAAGTAATCTGCCTTGGTTATGCCCAGTTTTTTCATTTTGGAGTGCAGGGTGTTGCCGGGAACGTCCAGAATTTCTGCTGCACCACCCGGACCGGAGATCTTTCCGGTGCATCGTTTCAATACATCAACGATATAAGCCCGCTCCATTTCTTCGAGTGTACGGTTTGAAATAAAGGCCAGGTCCTGTTTATCTGCAGTTGTTTGTTTGGGAAGATATACCTCCTGCAACACACCATCGGTGGTCAGCAGCACACTGCGTTCAATCAGGTGCTCTAACTCCCGCACATTGCCTGGCCAGGTATAACTGCGTAATTGTTGTATTACTTTGGGTGAGATCTTCCTGATCCTGCGGCCGGTATTCTTGCTGTATTTGTCAACAAAGAAATGGATCAGTGGCTCCATGTCCTCTGAGCGGTCACGCAAGGGCGGTAGATTTATGGGAAATACATTCAGCCGGAAATACAGATCGGCGCGAAAGCGGCCTGCTTTTACTTCTTCTTCCAGGTTGCGATTGGTAGCCGCGATCAACCGCACATCTACTTT
The Niastella koreensis GR20-10 genome window above contains:
- a CDS encoding YciI family protein, whose translation is MQEFLIAIHRDLTSMDPVPTPEQMKEAFKPYQDWIAGMASSNRLVAPPKRWDLAGRVITAAGVEEGPYVEKRNAIGGLFLIKAKDYDEAVAIARECPIIKYGAVVEVRQAIIA
- a CDS encoding SDR family oxidoreductase; translated protein: MKIVVIGGTGLIGTKVVANLRQGGHQVIAASPNTGVNTITGEGLAEAMKDTDVVVDLSNSPSWEDKAVLDFFTTSGHNLLAAEVNAGVKHHLCLSIVGVDQMKNVGYMRGKMAQEAEIKKSTVPYTIIRSTQFLEFLPGIAAQATKDNEVHLSRLKFQPIASDDVALFVAKAAVAKPLNGAMEIAGPERFAMYEIVERYLKATNDPRKVVPNDDKHYYGGEIGESDLVPAGKANLGELNFEKWMATQLTKA
- a CDS encoding GlxA family transcriptional regulator gives rise to the protein MKHISILVLEDATMSSIDSSYQILTRINDFLKYQGKEPFYTIEMVGLQANTALSKGLYSIHADKTIAAINQTDVIVIPLICGDFSQTFAKNKPYASWLLSQYQNGAEIVCLCVGSFFLASTGLLNGKKCAIHWAARNEFVSMFPDIHIIDDNIITDENRIYTCGGGFSYLNLLLYVIEKHLGREMSVLASKMFEIDIERKNQQPFIIFVGQKKHGDPQVLKAQEYIENNPEALYTIDELCTKLAVGRRTFERRFKKSTGNSIAEYIQRVKVEYAKKQLETGNKNINEIIYEVGYNDTDAFRRVFKKHTDLSLADYRKKYRV